A single genomic interval of Romboutsia ilealis harbors:
- a CDS encoding HAD family hydrolase, whose protein sequence is MSNVFEQYEKKNEFLVCVDSDGCAMDTMEIKHRRCFAPEMIKTWNLTEREDYILNLWYDLNLYTKTRGINRFKGLAETFKIISKEGVEIEDLDSILNWVETTNELSNNSLLREIEKTDSKGLKMTHEWSLNVNKSIEELPKGDEPFEGVSEGLEALSKKVDVAVVSSANGEALNDEWGRHDYIKFLTALLGQEAGTKQHCIAELKKKGYDTDNVLMVGDAPGDLQAAQKNDVRYYPILVGKEKFSWDRLVNEAVPKLMNGTFDEEYQNKLIKEFNDSLK, encoded by the coding sequence ATGAGTAACGTTTTTGAGCAATATGAAAAAAAGAATGAATTTTTAGTATGTGTAGACTCTGATGGTTGTGCAATGGACACTATGGAAATAAAACATAGAAGATGCTTTGCTCCAGAGATGATAAAAACTTGGAATTTAACAGAAAGAGAAGATTATATATTAAATCTTTGGTATGACCTAAATCTTTATACAAAAACTAGAGGGATAAATAGATTTAAGGGATTAGCTGAGACATTTAAAATAATAAGCAAAGAAGGCGTAGAAATAGAAGATTTAGATAGCATATTAAACTGGGTTGAAACTACTAATGAGTTATCTAATAATTCGTTATTAAGAGAAATAGAAAAGACTGATAGTAAAGGTTTAAAGATGACACATGAGTGGTCTTTAAATGTAAATAAGTCAATAGAAGAATTACCAAAAGGTGATGAACCATTTGAAGGTGTTTCTGAAGGACTAGAAGCATTATCTAAGAAAGTAGACGTTGCGGTTGTATCATCTGCTAATGGAGAAGCTTTAAATGATGAATGGGGAAGACATGATTATATAAAATTCTTAACTGCATTACTTGGACAAGAAGCAGGAACTAAGCAACACTGTATAGCTGAGCTTAAGAAAAAAGGATATGATACTGATAATGTATTAATGGTTGGTGATGCACCTGGAGATTTACAAGCTGCTCAAAAGAATGATGTAAGATACTATCCAATATTAGTAGGAAAAGAAAAATTTTCTTGGGATAGATTAGTAAATGAAGCGGTTCCTAAGTTAATGAATGGAACTTTTGATGAAGAATATCAAAATAAACTTATAAAAGAATTTAATGATTCATTAAAGTAA